The following coding sequences lie in one Metopolophium dirhodum isolate CAU chromosome 5, ASM1992520v1, whole genome shotgun sequence genomic window:
- the LOC132944139 gene encoding uncharacterized protein LOC132944139, translating into MSKDSYLQLVQLISPAIYKKNTNMRECVNAEERILITLRYLGTGGTFSSLAVYFARGESTVGGIVSDTSKVIWEVLKDKYMQVPNREQWTAIAQRFETLWNLPNCIGAIDGKHVRIEKFANSGSSNFNYKSYHSTVLLACCDADGLFTMIETGYAGRNSDGGIFRASAMKYWIHRGELDIPTPSLLTYDENYSSFPYYFVADEAFPLSRYLMRPYPQRVLDNVKRIYNYRISRARKTIECTFGMVCEKFAVLNGPIRIRESENVNFVIKAACVLHNYVRKLEGLPYVSTYPQDCEPKDQIDVRTTAQNMTINETSSPAALRNYLANYFLTPRGSVPWQWKYAIN; encoded by the exons ATGTCTAAAGATAGTTACTTACAATTAGTACAACTGATTTCTCCTGCcatctacaaaaaaaatacgaatatgaGAGAGTGTGTCAATGCTGAGGAGCGGATATTAATTACTCTCAG ATACTTAGGTACTGGTGGAACATTTTCATCACTTGCAGTTTATTTCGCTAGAGGGGAGTCCACAGTTGGTGGGATTGTGTCGGACACATCAAAAGTGATTTGGGAAGTGTTGAAGGACAAATACATGCAGGTACCGAATAGAGAGCAGTGGACAGCAATAGCACAACGTTTTGAGACTCTCTGGAATCTTCCAAACTGCATAGGAGCAATCGATGGCAAACACGTCAGAATTGAGAAGTTTGCGAATAGTGGTTCTTccaattttaactacaaatcaTATCATTCGACAGTGTTATTGGCTTGCTGTGATGCTGACGGTTTATTCACAATGATTGAAACGGGTTATGCCGGAAGAAATAGCGATGGAGGTATATTCAGGGCATCAGCAATGAAATATTGGATACATCGTGGTGAACTTGATATTCCTACCCCCTCACTATTGACTTATGATGAAAACTACAGCTCATTTCCATATTACTTTGTTGCCGATGAAGCATTTCCGTTGTCAAGATATCTAATGAGACCTTACCCTCAAAGAGTTTTGGATAATGTAAAAAGAATATATAACTACAGAATTAGCAGAGCAAGGAAAACCATTGAATGTACTTTTGGAATGGTATGTGAAAAGTTTGCTGTTTTAAATGGTCCTATTCGCATTAGAGAGTCCGAAAATGTGAACTTCGTCATCAAAGCCGCATGCGTCCTCCATAACTATGTACGAAAACTAGAGGGACTTCCGTACGTATCTACCTATCCCCAGGACTGTGAACCCAAGGACCAAATCGATGTAAGAACTACTGCacaaaatatgacaataaacgaAACCTCTTCTCCAGCAGCACTTAGAaattatttagcaaattattttcttaCCCCACGAGGATCTGTGCCTTGGCAATGGAAATATGCTATTAACTAa
- the LOC132944140 gene encoding transcription factor Adf-1-like isoform X1: MSEQKLNIKFVEEVEKHPILYNYTLPGYSRKDETEIAWNEVGKTVNMTAAECKERWKNIRAVFVRNMKPAPSGAGAKTKKTYYLMESMQFTVPYIKALGAPSGNLPNPPEQKEDKESEENDSTANEENVLEPQCSFQQPPTPSLPYPSSPLPSPTPQHTTEMSQSKKNTTHSQPEPFPSNLPNRKRGFKNPVDKAFLEYFETKRARALNSSDHMKQDPKTEGLKMFLLSMLPDLLKMSDEGVRLFKRRALQSVDDILSHSLDYTPSNTFSASSTPSTHSEMMYIPQNANVNNTSQLNRLETSTSQSTAQFYEAVNEALSEVNQEEYNTQLFNQ; encoded by the exons ATGAGCGAACAAAAACTTAACATAAAGTTTGTAGAAGAAGTGGAGAAACATCCGATTTTGTACAACTACACTCTTCCTGGCTATTCTAGGAAGGATGAGACGGAAATAGCATGGAACGAAGTTGGAAAAACTGTAAATATGACAG CGGCTGAATGCAAAGAAAGATGGAAGAATATTCGAGCGGTTTTTGTGCGAAACATGAAACCTGCCCCAAGTGGTGCAGGAGCGAAAACAAAgaagacatattatttaatggaaTCTATGCAATTCACCGTACCATATATAAAGGCATTAGGTGCACCTTCAGGAAATCTACCAAACCCACCAGAACAAAAAGAAGATAAGGAATCTGAAGAAAATGATTCGACCGCCAACGAAGAAAACGTTTTGGAACCGCAATGTTCATTTCAACAACCGCCAACCCCATCTCTACCATATCCATCTTCACCGTTACCATCACCTACACCACAACACACAACTGAAATGTCTCAAAGCAAGAAGAACACTACTCACAGTCAACCTGAGCCTTTTCCATCAAATCTGCCAAACCGAAAACGTGGCTTTAAGAACCCAGTTGATAAAGCATTCCTCGAATACTTCGAAACCAAAAGAGCCAGAGCGCTAAATTCATCTGATCATATGAAGCAGGATCCAAAAACAGaaggtttgaaaatgtttttacttagcATGCTACCAGATCTTCTCAAAATGTCAGACGAAGGAGTACGACTTTTCAAGCGAAGAGCCCTGCAGTCTGTTGATGACATTTTATCACACAGTTTGGACTACACACCATCAAATACATTTTCAGCCTCATCTACACCTTCGACACACTCTGAAATGATGTATATACCTCAGAATGCAAATGTGAATAATACTTCGCAATTAAACAGACTAGAAACCTCAACCAGTCAAAGCACAGCACAGTTTTATGAAGCAGTAAATGAAGCTTTGAGTGAAGTTAACCAAGAGGAATAcaatacacaattatttaatcaataa
- the LOC132944140 gene encoding uncharacterized protein LOC132944140 isoform X2 — MERSWKNSAECKERWKNIRAVFVRNMKPAPSGAGAKTKKTYYLMESMQFTVPYIKALGAPSGNLPNPPEQKEDKESEENDSTANEENVLEPQCSFQQPPTPSLPYPSSPLPSPTPQHTTEMSQSKKNTTHSQPEPFPSNLPNRKRGFKNPVDKAFLEYFETKRARALNSSDHMKQDPKTEGLKMFLLSMLPDLLKMSDEGVRLFKRRALQSVDDILSHSLDYTPSNTFSASSTPSTHSEMMYIPQNANVNNTSQLNRLETSTSQSTAQFYEAVNEALSEVNQEEYNTQLFNQ; from the exons ATGGAACGAAGTTGGAAAAACT CGGCTGAATGCAAAGAAAGATGGAAGAATATTCGAGCGGTTTTTGTGCGAAACATGAAACCTGCCCCAAGTGGTGCAGGAGCGAAAACAAAgaagacatattatttaatggaaTCTATGCAATTCACCGTACCATATATAAAGGCATTAGGTGCACCTTCAGGAAATCTACCAAACCCACCAGAACAAAAAGAAGATAAGGAATCTGAAGAAAATGATTCGACCGCCAACGAAGAAAACGTTTTGGAACCGCAATGTTCATTTCAACAACCGCCAACCCCATCTCTACCATATCCATCTTCACCGTTACCATCACCTACACCACAACACACAACTGAAATGTCTCAAAGCAAGAAGAACACTACTCACAGTCAACCTGAGCCTTTTCCATCAAATCTGCCAAACCGAAAACGTGGCTTTAAGAACCCAGTTGATAAAGCATTCCTCGAATACTTCGAAACCAAAAGAGCCAGAGCGCTAAATTCATCTGATCATATGAAGCAGGATCCAAAAACAGaaggtttgaaaatgtttttacttagcATGCTACCAGATCTTCTCAAAATGTCAGACGAAGGAGTACGACTTTTCAAGCGAAGAGCCCTGCAGTCTGTTGATGACATTTTATCACACAGTTTGGACTACACACCATCAAATACATTTTCAGCCTCATCTACACCTTCGACACACTCTGAAATGATGTATATACCTCAGAATGCAAATGTGAATAATACTTCGCAATTAAACAGACTAGAAACCTCAACCAGTCAAAGCACAGCACAGTTTTATGAAGCAGTAAATGAAGCTTTGAGTGAAGTTAACCAAGAGGAATAcaatacacaattatttaatcaataa
- the LOC132944142 gene encoding proteasome subunit alpha type-1 — protein sequence MFRNQYDSDVTVWSPQGRLHQVEYAMEAVKLGSAVVALKNKTHAAIVALKRAPNELSAYQKKIILVDDHLGFSFSGLLADARILSKFMRSECSSHKFAHGDDLPVNRLMTKVSNRMQLCTQRYDKRPYGVGLLVAGYDDNGPHIYQTCPSANYTNCKAMAIGSRSQSARTYLERNLEAFKEASLEELLKHGMRALRDTLPNDVNLTSKNVSIAVVGKNQLFEIYDEETTQSKLSLIEGEERRAPVPTTDSSGGGSQPPQDGPGGAPPSDSVPAVAMETE from the exons ATG tttcGTAATCAGTATGATAGTGATGTAACAGTATGGAGTCCCCAGGGCCGCTTGCATCAAGTGGAATATGCTATGGAAGCTGTAAAATTAGGTTCAGCAGTAGTTGCATTAAAGAACAAGACACATGCTGCTATCGTTGCGCTCAAGCGTGCACCAAATGAACTATCggcatatcaaaaaaaaattatacttgtaGATGATCATCTTGGATTTTCATTCTCTGGTTTATTGGCTGATGCTCGCATCCTTAG cAAGTTTATGCGATCAGAATGTTCTTCACATAAGTTTGCCCATGGAGATGATCTTCCAGTTAATAGATTGATGACCAAAGTTAGTAACAGAATGCAATTGTGCACACAGCGGTATGATAAACGTCCATATGGGGTTGGTCTACTTGTAGCTGGTTATGAT GATAATGGTCCTCATATTTACCAAACATGTCCTTCTGCAAACTACACAAATTGTAAAGCTATGGCTATTGGCTCACGATCACAAAGTGCTCGTACATACCTAGAAAGAAATTTAGAAGCATTTAAGGAGGCAAGTTTGGAGGAATTATTGAAACATGGTATGAGAGCTTTGAGAGACACTCTGCCCAATGATGTCAATCTAACTTCAAag aatgttTCAATTGCTGTTGTGGGCAAAAATCAGCTATTTGAGATTTATGATGAGGAAACAACTCAatcaaaattatcattaattgaAGGTGAGGAAAGAAGAGCCCCTGTTCCAACAACCGATTCATCAGGTGGTGGATCTCAGCCACCACAAGACGGACCTGGTGGTGCCCCTCCTAGCGATTCTGTACCAGCAGTTGCAATGGAAACAGAATAA
- the LOC132944138 gene encoding uncharacterized protein LOC132944138 yields MTTDRIPIWFYDKKLWINDADRRTTCADVATTLTGRGSDYAVAVDGAHTATMVADPGVRVLKIWQSLRPDQKLCLRKVSGNGYHKHHHHHQRDGGNNVDSGGGYDDDDAASEMSGYRGAHRKRRREVVVKYASRTVHPKRLSNTQAAEELLKLILEQSDTIRAQLKKLQDRDKKIEKIETETHRTRADALGSNYLLDAYLGGGGGGCGDDKEEKDSGITEGASVENDDHDDENEDDDDDDDDRGCGVGVRGGVVGENADSGTPPSSSTQEAIAYLERIVKINKKLYEFEERLIRLYVNVERCRDQEQLLDELKRAETEMADTERMYRENTLLIRDTDTELQARLGYIEQLQYEAAIVDSENEYLMGSIEHLQSRPHNPQNQVENYQPHHHAAACRVLDTLV; encoded by the coding sequence ATGACGACCGACAGAATTCCCATATGGTTTTACGACAAGAAACTTTGGATCAACGACGCGGACAGGCGTACCACGTGCGCCGACGTGGCAACCACGTTGACGGGCCGCGGCAGTGACTACGCGGTGGCCGTCGACGGCGCGCACACGGCCACCATGGTGGCCGATCCCGGCGTCAGGGTGCTGAAGATCTGGCAGAGTCTGCGGCCGGACCAAAAGCTGTGCTTGCGAAAAGTGAGCGGCAATGGCTACCACaaacaccaccaccaccaccaacgcGATGGCGGTAACAACGTCGACAGCGGCGGCggttacgacgacgacgatgcaGCGTCCGAGATGAGTGGTTACCGCGGTGCTCACAGGAAGCGCCGCCGAGAGGTGGTGGTCAAGTACGCCTCGCGGACGGTGCACCCGAAGCGACTGAGCAACACGCAGGCGGCCGAGGAGCTACTGAAACTCATACTCGAGCAGAGCGACACGATCCGAGCGCAGCTGAAAAAGTTGCAGGACCGCGACAAGAAGATCGAGAAGATCGAGACGGAAACGCACAGGACCCGGGCGGACGCGTTGGGATCGAATTACCTGTTGGACGCGTACCTggggggcggcggcggcggatgcGGTGACGACAAGGAGGAAAAAGATAGCGGCATCACCGAAGGCGCCAGTGTGGAGAACGACGACCACGACGACGAaaacgaagacgacgacgacgacgacgatgatagAGGTTGTGGTGTTGGAGTGAGAGGAGGAGTTGTCGGCGAAAACGCGGACTCCGGAACTCCTCCGTCGTCGTCGACGCAAGAGGCCATCGCCTACCTGGAGAGGATCGTCAAGATCAACAAGAAGCTGTACGAATTCGAGGAACGTCTGATCCGGTTGTACGTGAACGTGGAACGGTGCCGGGACCAGGAGCAACTGCTGGACGAGCTAAAACGAGCCGAGACCGAGATGGCCGACACCGAACGGATGTACCGCGAAAACACTCTGCTGATACGCGACACCGACACCGAACTGCAGGCCAGGCTGGGCTACATCGAACAGTTGCAGTACGAGGCGGCCATCGTGGACAGTGAGAACGAGTACCTGATGGGGTCCATCGAACACCTGCAAAGCCGACCCCACAATCCCCAGAACCAAGTCGAAAACTACCAACCCCACCATCATGCGGCCGCTTGTCGGGTGTTGGACACGTTGGTCTAG